The Mumia flava sequence GGCGTAGAACACCACCGGCATCCAGGTGTGCGACCCCGGGGCACGCAGCACGTAGCATCCCTCCTCGACCGGGTACAGCTCGTAGGTCTCGACCGGGTCGGGCAGCAGGTGCGCGAGCGCACCGGTCGCCGTCGTCCGCATCACGAGCCGGCCCTGCTCCCGCGCCTCGGACTCGTCGAGGATCTCGATGCGAGCCCCGGCCCGCTCGTACGTGCCGAGGTGCGCGCTCGGGTCCAGCCGCGGAGCCGGGTCGGCGGGTTGCAGCGTCGGCGGGATGACGACGTCGGCGAGCTCGGCGAAGATCTCGCCGAACAGGTCGCGGTACAGGTCGGCGCCGTTGCCGCCGTTCGTCAGCATCGTCACCGCCAGGCCCTGCTCGGGAAGGATCCGCAGGAACGCCGCCTGCCCGATCGTGTTGCCGTCGTGCCCGATCAGCCGGTGCCCGTCCCAGTCGAACCGGATCCAGCCCAGGCCCCACGAGTCGCCCAGGGTGTTCGCGTCCGGCACGTCGACCTCGTGCTCGGTCATCGCGGCGGTCGAGCCGGGACCGAGCACGCGCGTGCCGTCGTCGGCGACGCCGCCCGACAGGTGCATCCGCGCGAACGTGAGCACGTCGGCGACGGTCGCGGTGATCAGACCGGCCGGCCCGACCGCACGCGGCAGACCCCACACCGGGGCCGGGACCGGGTCGGCGTCACCCTCGCCCACGTGGCCCATCGCGGCCCGGAACCGCAGCGCGTCCTCGGGCAGCGTCACCGTGTGCGTGAGGCCGAGCGGCTCGTAGAGGCGCTCGCGCATGGCGACGTCCCAGGTCGTGCCGGTGACCTTCTCGATCACCCGGCCGGCGAGGCTGAAGCCGGAGTTGCAGTACGAGAAGGTCGCGCCGAGCGGGTGGTTCTGTGCGGCCTCCTCCAGCTGGTCGACGTAGGTCTCCAGGCAGTCGTCACCGCGCCCGGTGTCGGTGAAGACGTCGCCGTCGATCCCGCTCGTGTGGGTCAGGAGGTGGCGCATGGTGACCCGCTTCGCGGCGTCGGGATCCGACAGCCGCAGCTCGGGCAGCACCTCGGCGACCGGCGCGTCGAGGTCGAGCAGACCCTCGTCGACGAGCTGCATCACGACCGTCGCCGTCCAGACCTTGCTGATCGACCCGATCTGGAAGACCGAGTCGTCGGTGACCTCCACGCCCGTGGCGGTGTTGAGCACGCCGTGGTGCGCGAGCACCGGATCGTCGCCGATCCGCTGGATCCCGAGGGTCGCCCCCGGGACCCCGTACAGGCTCGCGAGCTCGGTCAGGCGCTGCTGCCAGTGCGCGGCATGGACCGGCACGCGGCGCGGTTCGCCGGCCCCGGTCGCGTACTCCTCGACCCACGAGGCGACGCGGCGGTTCCAGTCGACGCGGTGCGAGGGGGGCCCGTTCAGGATCACCAGGTGCGAGCCGCCGGGGTAGAGCACCAGCCGGCTCGGGACCCCTTGGGCGCGCAACGCGCTGAACCACTGCTCGGCCTGCCCGACCGGGCACCGCAGGTCCGCGTCGCCCTGGACGACCAGCGTCGGGGTCGTCACCCGGCCCACCTCCGACAGCGGCGACAGCGTCTCGACGTCGGCACCACCGAGCTCGAGCGTGGTGAGGTAGTGCCCGGCGTCCGACGTGCCGCCCATGCTGATCAGGTCCGAGACCACACCTCCGGCCACGGCCGCGGCGAAGCGGTCGTCACGACTGGTGAGGTAGCAGGTCATGAAGCCGCCGTAGCTGTAGCCGGTGATCGCCAGACGCGCCGCGTCGGCCAGGCCCTCGGTCACCAGCTGGTCCAGCGGCTCGAGGAAGTCGCGTTCGTCCGCCGCGCCCCAGGCCCCCTGCGTGGCGGTGAAGAACGCCTCGCCGTAGCCGTCGCTCGCACGCGGGTTGAGCAGCAGCACCGCCCAGCCCTTCGAGGCGAGCTCCTGGTGGTAGAGGTGCACCGGGTCGGCCGCACCGTTCCACGCGTTGTGCGGCCCGCCGTGGACGTCGAGCAGCAGCGGCTGCGGACCGGCGACCTCCGGGTCGCGCACCAGCCACCCCTCGACCACCGTGCCGTCGGAGATCGTGAACTCACGCTGCTCGGGCACGTACCGCGCACGCTCGTCGGCGCCGTGGGCGGTCAGCGTCGTCGTCTCGCCGGTCGCGAGATCGACGCACGCCACCTCGCCGTACGACGTGGGAGTGCCGAGGACGACGGCTGCCGTGCCGTCGGTCGACGCCGCGGCCCGGCCGAGGCTCAGCCCGCAGACGTTGCGTCCCTCCCCGCCGACGACGACCCGCGGCTCACCGCCGTCGGGCGCGACGGCGTACAGGTGGGTGCAGCCGCGGTCGCGCGCGCAGAACAGGAGCGTCCCGTCGGCGGTCTCGCGCGGCAGGGCGCCCGGGTACCCGGGGCCGCCGGGCATGACGTTGCGGTCGAGCGCGGCGGTGAGGTCGGTGACCTGCCCGTCGTCGAGCGCGATCCGCAGGACGGACGCGTGACCGATCGCCGTGTCGGTCCTGCCGACGGCGAGCAGCGACGCCCCGTCGCGCGACCAGCCGACCCAGCCGATCTGGGCGTCGGACGGGCCGACCCGCTCGGGGCGGGCCGTACGGGCGCGCGCGTCGACGACCCACGCCGACGAGCGTGCGGTCAGGTCGGCGTCGTCCTCCCGGGCGGCGGCGAACGCCAGACGGGCTCCGTCCGGCGACCACGTCGGCGCCCCCGCGTGCCAGTCGCCGCGCGTGACCTGCCGTACGCTCCGGTCGTCGAGGTCGAGCACGTGCACGTGGGAGCGCAGGGTGCCGAGGAAGCCCGAGCCGTCCGCCTTGTAGCCGAGACGCTCCGTGGCCCGCGGGGCCGCCGTGTCCGGGCGCTCGCCCGCACCGGCGAGGTCGACCGGCGCGCAGAACGCGATCCGAGCGCCGTCCGGGCTCCACTCCGGGGCACCGGCACCGAGCGGCAGGGTGGTGACCTGCTCGGGCTCCCCGCCGTCGACCGGGAGCAGCCAGACCTGAGCGGGCCCGTCCTCGGACCGCAGGAACGCGATCCGGGTGCCGTCGGGCGACCAGGCGGGGGCGGTGTCGGCGACACCGCGCGTCAGCTGCCGCGCCTCACCCCCGGTCGCGGGCACCCGCCACAGCGCGTACGTGTCACGGTCGGCCTCGCGGTCGGGCGTCCGCACCACGTGGACGACGGTCGTGCCGTCCGGGCTGAGCGCGGGCTGCTCGGGCAGCACGAGGTCGTAGAGGGCGTCGATGTCCACGCGCTGGGTCATCTCGGGGTCCCTTCGTCTTGGTGGTGCGGTGTCGTCGGGGCGTACGGGTCGTGGTGTCGAGCGTCTCGCCTCGGCGGCCGCTCGGCTTCGTCCGGTCGGACCGAATCAGGGCACCGAGGTGGGTCGGGACGACAGGCTCGAGGCGGCGAAGTGGCAGGCCGCGACGTGGTCGCGGGCCCCGGCGGAGGCGGCCTGCGCACCGGCGGAGCCGCTCGGCGGCAGCGCGGGCTCGTCCGTGGTGCACACGGTCCGCTCGGGTCTCACCAGCGGGCCGACCGGGCACCGCGGGTGGTACCGGCAGCCGGCCGGCGGGTGGTGCGGGTCCGCGGGCTCGACCTCGGCGACGGCCGAGGTCGTGGTCGACGTGGGCTCGAGCCCGCCGTGCAGCGTCGGGGCGGCGGCGAGCAGGTCCTGCGTGTAGGGGTGCTGCGGGTCGGCGAGCACCTGGTCGGTCGGCCCGTACTCGACGATGCGGCCGAGATACATCACCGCCACATGGTCGCTCAGGTAGCGCACGACCGCGAGGTTGTGCGAGATGAAGAGCATCGACAGCGACAGGCGACGCTGGACCTCGCGCACGAGGTTCAGCACCGCCCCCTGCACGGAGACGTCCAGGGCCGAGGTGATCTCGTCGGCGAGCACGACGTCCGGCTGCCCGGCCAGCGCCCGCGCCAGCGCGACCCGCTGCCGCTGCCCTCCGGACAGCTGCGCCGGCAGGGCCTCGGCGCGGTCGGCGTCGAGGTTGACCAGCTCGAGCAGCCGGACGACCTCGGCCCGGCGGGCAGCACCCCCGCGGTGGGCTCCACGCGGGAACGCCTCGGCGATCGACGCACCGATCGTCATCCGCGGGTCGAGCGAGGAGTACGGGTCCTGGAAGACCATCTGGATCGGACGCCGTCCACGCGGCAACCGGCTCACGTCCGTGCCGCCGAGCGTGATCGTCCCGGACGACACCGGGGACAGCCCGACGGCGGCGCGCGCCAGGGTCGACTTGCCGGACCCGGACTCGCCGACCAGCCCGACGACCGATCCGGCCGGCACGGTCAGGTCGACGTCCTGGACCGCCGTCAGACCGGTGCGGCGGTGGCCGTAGCGCACGCTGACCTGCTCGAAGCGCAGCTCACCCATGCTGGGTCTCCTCGATCCTCGTTCCGGTCCGGGCGGCCACGGGCTCGCCCTCCTCCGGGTGCCAGCACGCCACCCGGTGGGTGGGGTCGGTCGTCCCGATCCCGAGCAGCACCGGATCCTCGGTACGGCAGCGTGCACCGGCGCGCGGGCAGCGGTCGGCGAACGCGCAGCCGTCGGGCACCGCAGCCGGCTCCGGTGGCCGCCCCGGGATCACGCCGAGCGGTCGGTCGCGGTCGGTCTCGAGGTCGGGCACCACACCGAGCAGCGCCCGCGTGTACGGGTGGCGGGCGCCGGTGAGCAGCGACGCGACCGGCAGGTCCTCGACGATCCGACCCGCGTACATCACGACGACCCGGTCACAGGTCTGCGCGACCACGGAGACGTCGTGGCTGATCAGCAGCATCGCGGCCTCGGTCTCGGCGCGGACCTGGGCGAGCAGGCCGAGCACCTGCTTCTGCACGGTCACGTCGAGCGCCGTCGTCGGCTCGTCCGCGACGATCAGCCGCGGCCGGCCCATCAGGCCCATGCCGATCATGGCGCGCTGACGCATCCCGCCGGAGAACTCGTGCGGGTACTGGTGCGCGCGCCGCTCGGCCGCCGGCACCCGCACCGCCCGGAGGCGGTCGATCGCCCGCGCCAGGGCGGCGCGCCGGCCGAGGCCCTGGTGCTCGACGGCGACCTCGGCGAGCTGGCCGCCGACCCGGCGGGTGGGGTTGAACGAGCTCGTCGGGTCCTGGAAGACCATCGCCAACGACGTCCCGAGCAGCGGCCGGAGCTCACGCTCGGGCGTACCGAGCAGGTCGACGCCCGCGAAGTCGAGCCGCGCCGCCTCCACCCGTCCGGGCTCCTCGATCAGGCGCGCGATCGCGAGGGCCGTGAGACTCTTCCCGGAACCCGACTCGCCGACGACGCCGACCGCCTCACCCACCCCGACCTCCAGGCTGACCCCGCGCACCGGCGCGAGGTCGCCGGAGTCCGCCGGGAACGACACCCGAAGCTCCTCGACGGCCAGCAGCGGCTCACCGTCGGTCGGGGCGGCCGACCCGGGCGTGGCGGCGCGGCCCGTCCGGCGTCGCACGCGGGTGGTCCGGGTCCGCTCCCCCACGACCGCCGCCACCGTCTCGCCGAACAGGTTGAAGGCGAGCCCCGCGACCATCACGGCCACGCCGGGCGCGAGGGCCGCCGCGGGGTTCGTGTAGATCCGGTTGAGGTTCTCGCTGAGCAGGCGCCCCCAGTCGTACGCCGGGGCCTGCACGCCGATCCCCAGGAAGGACAGGCCGGCGAACGCGAGGAGCGCGGCGCCGGCTCCGATCGTGGCGTTGACGACGAGCGGCTCGCCGATGTTCGGCAGCACGTGCCGGAACAGCAGCCGGACCCGGCCGACGCCCGCCACCCGCGCCGCGGCGACGTAGTCGCGGCCGGCGACCGACGCTGCGAGCGTCTGCGTGAGCCGGGCGAAGGCCGGAGCCGTGGCCAGCCCGATCGCGAGGACCGCCCCCACCGTGCCGACCCCGAAGATCACCGCGAAGAACAGCGCGAGCAGCAGACCGGGGAACGCGACCGCGATGTTCACGCCGGAGACGACGAGCCGTCCGGCCCAGCGCGGAAGCACGGTCGGCAGCGCGCCCAGCACGATCCCCACCGACACCGCGATCGCCGTGGCCGCCAGCGCGAGCCCGACCGACAGGCGGGTCGCGACCAGGACACGCGCGAGCAGATCGCGACCGAGCGCGTCGGTCCCGAGCAGGTGCTCGGGCGACGGGCCCTCCTGGATCGCGGCCGTGTCGACGGCAGCGGCCTGCGCGCCCCAGATCCACGGTGCGGCGACGGCGAGCAGCAGCACGAGCCCGAGCAGCGCGACGCTGGTCGCGCCGAGCGGGGTCCTCAGCACCGCGACCCAGGCGCGTGCCCGGCGGCCCCGCGCGACGGACCCTGCCGTCCTGTGGCCCGCCATCAGCCCTCCTTGATCGTGGAGCGGGGGTCGAGCACCGCGAGCACCACGTCGACGACCAGGTTGACCACGAGCACCAGCGCGCCGTACACGAGGACGATGCCCTGGACCATCGGATAGTCGCGGTCGAGGATCGACCCCACGATCTGCGAGCCGAGCCCGGGCCAGGCGAAGACGTTCTCGATCAGCACCGTCGACGCGACCAGCGTGGTCAGCAGCAGACCACCGAGGGTGAGGGTCGCGGTGAGCGCGTTCGGGAGCGCGTGCCGCAGGTAGATCCGCAGCGGCGGCAGGCGCTTGGCCCGCGCCGTACGGACGAAGTCCTCACCGAGGACCGCGAGCATCTCCACCCGGACGATCCGCGACAGCACCGCGGCCGGACCGATCGCGAGCGCGAGCACCGGAAGGACCGCAGCTCCGGGATCGGTGTTGCCGGCCACCGGGAACCACCCGAGGGAGACCGCGAACACGTACGCGAGGATCACCGCGAGCAGGAACTCCGGCACCGCGGCCAGCAGCACCGAGGTGGTCGTGAAGCCGAGCTCGGCGCCGCGCCGGCGGCCGCCGCGGGTCAGCACCGCCATCGTCACGCCGAGCGGGATCGCCACGGCGATCACCACCACGAACGCGAGCACGGCGAGCTGGAGCGTCGCCGGCAGCCGGTCCCCGATCACCTGCGCGACCGGCAGGCTGCTCATCGTCGACGTCCCGAGGTCGCCGTGCAGCAGCCCGGTCAGGAAGTCCCAGTACTGCGTCAGCAGGGGCTGGTCCAGGCCGAGCGCCTCGCGGCGAGCGGCCACCGTCTCCGCGGGCGCGTTCATCCCGAGCGAGGCCCGTGCGGGGTCGCCGGGCACGAGGTGGATCATCAGGAACGACGCCGTGACGAGCACCCACACCGACACGACGAACCGGCCCAGCCGCCGGACGGCGAACGCGAGCCAGGCGTCGTCACGCAGCCGGGCGGCCAGGGGTGGCCGCGTCGGCAGTGCCGCTGTGGTCATCGTCGGAACCTCCGCAGACGGGCTCGCCGACGGCGAGCGTCGTGAGACCGCCGGGGACGCGTCCATGCAGCGCGTCCCCGGCGGTCGGTCTCACTGGTACATCCGGATCGACGCGGGGTCGATCCCGTCCTCGATCTCGAACTCGGTGTCGTTGCCGAACGTCGGGACGACCGAGTTCGCGAACGGCACGACGTCGAGCTGCTCGAACAGCGCCGTCTCGGCGTCGCTCCAGTCGCCGCAGCCGTCGGTGCCGGACTGCGACGCAGCCGAGGCGGTCAGCTCCGAGTAGTCGTCGTTGGAGATGTTCGCGAAGTTCGTGCCGTTCGGCGGCGTCGGGCCGGACATGAACGGGACGAGCTGGCTCGGCATCCCCACCGACAGCGGGGCCAACGACAGGTCCCAGTCACCGGTCGCGAACAGCACCTCGTTCAGGCTCGTGCTGTCGACGCCCTGGAGCTTCACCTCGACGCCGAGGTCGCCGAGAGTCTGCTGCAGCAGCTCGGCCGTGGCCGTCCCGGTCTCGCCGAACTGCGTGGTGTAGACGACCTTGAGCGACAGCGGCGCGCCGTCCTTGGTCCGGGTGCCATCGCCGCCGGCGGTCCAGCCGGCGTCGTCCAGCGCGCTCGCGGCAGCATCGGCGTCGTGCTCCGGGAGGGAGTCGCCGACGCTGTCGGCCTGGCAGGGGTTCGGGGCCAGGGCGACCAGGCTCTGAGGCGTCTCGCCCTTCCCGCTGGTCATCACCGTCCGCAGCTCGTCCAGGTCGAGCGCCTGGACCAGCGCGGAGCGCACACCGTCGTCGGCGGCGGGCCGACCCTCGGCCTGGTTGAACCAGATCTGTCCGACCGGAGCACTCACGTCGGCATGGAACAGGCCCTGCTCGCTCAGCCGGTCCTGGTCGGGTCCCGCGATCGACGCCGCGTTGACCTCGCCGGAGGTGAGCAGGTTGGCGGACGTCGTCTCGTTCTCCACGACCCGGAACACGACCTCGTCCGGGAGCCCGGAGGCCTCGGGGTCGAAGTCCTCGCCCGGGCCCCAGGTGTAGTCGTCGCGACGCGTGAACGTGTAGTGGTCGTTGGGGACCGCCTCGGTCACGGTGAACATGCCGGTGCCGCCCTTGCCCTCGGCGCGCACCTCGGGGTCGGACAGACCCTCGCCGCACGGCAGCGGGACCGTTCCGAGGTTCAGTGCGAGGAACGCGTCCGGGGCGGAGCTCGTGACCGAGACCGTCCGCGCGTCGTCGTCCGCGGTGGCCTTCGTCCCCGGCTGGACCCACAGGCCCGCCAGCGGCGACTGGTTCGCCGGATCGGCGACCCAGTTCAACGTCTCGGCCACGTCGCTCGCGGTGAAGGGCGACCCGTCCGAGCACGTGATGCCCTCCCGCAGGGTGAAGGTCGCCTCGGTGGTCGTCGCCTCCCACGACTCGGCGATCGCCGGGACCACGGTGCCGTCGGGGTCCTGGTCGACCAGCGTGCCGTACAGGAACCGTCCGACCTGCCGCGTGTTCGACAGCACGGTCATCAGCGGGTCGAGGTTCCCGGGGTCGCTGGGCAGGGTCATCGTGAAGGTCTGGCCGTCGGCGAGCTGGGCATCGCCGCCGTCGGCGCCGCCGTCGCTGCCGCCGCAGGCGGACAGGGCGAGGGCCAGGACGCCGATCGTCGTCACCAGGGTCCGCGTACGTCTCATGGGTCTGCCTCCAGGCAGGTCGGGGGTGGGGTCCCACGCGGGGGTCGGGACCAGCCGGGCCGCGTTGCCCGAGCCGG is a genomic window containing:
- a CDS encoding serine hydrolase codes for the protein MTQRVDIDALYDLVLPEQPALSPDGTTVVHVVRTPDREADRDTYALWRVPATGGEARQLTRGVADTAPAWSPDGTRIAFLRSEDGPAQVWLLPVDGGEPEQVTTLPLGAGAPEWSPDGARIAFCAPVDLAGAGERPDTAAPRATERLGYKADGSGFLGTLRSHVHVLDLDDRSVRQVTRGDWHAGAPTWSPDGARLAFAAAREDDADLTARSSAWVVDARARTARPERVGPSDAQIGWVGWSRDGASLLAVGRTDTAIGHASVLRIALDDGQVTDLTAALDRNVMPGGPGYPGALPRETADGTLLFCARDRGCTHLYAVAPDGGEPRVVVGGEGRNVCGLSLGRAAASTDGTAAVVLGTPTSYGEVACVDLATGETTTLTAHGADERARYVPEQREFTISDGTVVEGWLVRDPEVAGPQPLLLDVHGGPHNAWNGAADPVHLYHQELASKGWAVLLLNPRASDGYGEAFFTATQGAWGAADERDFLEPLDQLVTEGLADAARLAITGYSYGGFMTCYLTSRDDRFAAAVAGGVVSDLISMGGTSDAGHYLTTLELGGADVETLSPLSEVGRVTTPTLVVQGDADLRCPVGQAEQWFSALRAQGVPSRLVLYPGGSHLVILNGPPSHRVDWNRRVASWVEEYATGAGEPRRVPVHAAHWQQRLTELASLYGVPGATLGIQRIGDDPVLAHHGVLNTATGVEVTDDSVFQIGSISKVWTATVVMQLVDEGLLDLDAPVAEVLPELRLSDPDAAKRVTMRHLLTHTSGIDGDVFTDTGRGDDCLETYVDQLEEAAQNHPLGATFSYCNSGFSLAGRVIEKVTGTTWDVAMRERLYEPLGLTHTVTLPEDALRFRAAMGHVGEGDADPVPAPVWGLPRAVGPAGLITATVADVLTFARMHLSGGVADDGTRVLGPGSTAAMTEHEVDVPDANTLGDSWGLGWIRFDWDGHRLIGHDGNTIGQAAFLRILPEQGLAVTMLTNGGNGADLYRDLFGEIFAELADVVIPPTLQPADPAPRLDPSAHLGTYERAGARIEILDESEAREQGRLVMRTTATGALAHLLPDPVETYELYPVEEGCYVLRAPGSHTWMPVVFYALPTGEPYVHFGARATPKVAT
- a CDS encoding ABC transporter ATP-binding protein produces the protein MGELRFEQVSVRYGHRRTGLTAVQDVDLTVPAGSVVGLVGESGSGKSTLARAAVGLSPVSSGTITLGGTDVSRLPRGRRPIQMVFQDPYSSLDPRMTIGASIAEAFPRGAHRGGAARRAEVVRLLELVNLDADRAEALPAQLSGGQRQRVALARALAGQPDVVLADEITSALDVSVQGAVLNLVREVQRRLSLSMLFISHNLAVVRYLSDHVAVMYLGRIVEYGPTDQVLADPQHPYTQDLLAAAPTLHGGLEPTSTTTSAVAEVEPADPHHPPAGCRYHPRCPVGPLVRPERTVCTTDEPALPPSGSAGAQAASAGARDHVAACHFAASSLSSRPTSVP
- a CDS encoding dipeptide/oligopeptide/nickel ABC transporter permease/ATP-binding protein, whose amino-acid sequence is MAGHRTAGSVARGRRARAWVAVLRTPLGATSVALLGLVLLLAVAAPWIWGAQAAAVDTAAIQEGPSPEHLLGTDALGRDLLARVLVATRLSVGLALAATAIAVSVGIVLGALPTVLPRWAGRLVVSGVNIAVAFPGLLLALFFAVIFGVGTVGAVLAIGLATAPAFARLTQTLAASVAGRDYVAAARVAGVGRVRLLFRHVLPNIGEPLVVNATIGAGAALLAFAGLSFLGIGVQAPAYDWGRLLSENLNRIYTNPAAALAPGVAVMVAGLAFNLFGETVAAVVGERTRTTRVRRRTGRAATPGSAAPTDGEPLLAVEELRVSFPADSGDLAPVRGVSLEVGVGEAVGVVGESGSGKSLTALAIARLIEEPGRVEAARLDFAGVDLLGTPERELRPLLGTSLAMVFQDPTSSFNPTRRVGGQLAEVAVEHQGLGRRAALARAIDRLRAVRVPAAERRAHQYPHEFSGGMRQRAMIGMGLMGRPRLIVADEPTTALDVTVQKQVLGLLAQVRAETEAAMLLISHDVSVVAQTCDRVVVMYAGRIVEDLPVASLLTGARHPYTRALLGVVPDLETDRDRPLGVIPGRPPEPAAVPDGCAFADRCPRAGARCRTEDPVLLGIGTTDPTHRVACWHPEEGEPVAARTGTRIEETQHG
- a CDS encoding ABC transporter permease encodes the protein MTTAALPTRPPLAARLRDDAWLAFAVRRLGRFVVSVWVLVTASFLMIHLVPGDPARASLGMNAPAETVAARREALGLDQPLLTQYWDFLTGLLHGDLGTSTMSSLPVAQVIGDRLPATLQLAVLAFVVVIAVAIPLGVTMAVLTRGGRRRGAELGFTTTSVLLAAVPEFLLAVILAYVFAVSLGWFPVAGNTDPGAAVLPVLALAIGPAAVLSRIVRVEMLAVLGEDFVRTARAKRLPPLRIYLRHALPNALTATLTLGGLLLTTLVASTVLIENVFAWPGLGSQIVGSILDRDYPMVQGIVLVYGALVLVVNLVVDVVLAVLDPRSTIKEG
- a CDS encoding ABC transporter substrate-binding protein — encoded protein: MRRTRTLVTTIGVLALALSACGGSDGGADGGDAQLADGQTFTMTLPSDPGNLDPLMTVLSNTRQVGRFLYGTLVDQDPDGTVVPAIAESWEATTTEATFTLREGITCSDGSPFTASDVAETLNWVADPANQSPLAGLWVQPGTKATADDDARTVSVTSSAPDAFLALNLGTVPLPCGEGLSDPEVRAEGKGGTGMFTVTEAVPNDHYTFTRRDDYTWGPGEDFDPEASGLPDEVVFRVVENETTSANLLTSGEVNAASIAGPDQDRLSEQGLFHADVSAPVGQIWFNQAEGRPAADDGVRSALVQALDLDELRTVMTSGKGETPQSLVALAPNPCQADSVGDSLPEHDADAAASALDDAGWTAGGDGTRTKDGAPLSLKVVYTTQFGETGTATAELLQQTLGDLGVEVKLQGVDSTSLNEVLFATGDWDLSLAPLSVGMPSQLVPFMSGPTPPNGTNFANISNDDYSELTASAASQSGTDGCGDWSDAETALFEQLDVVPFANSVVPTFGNDTEFEIEDGIDPASIRMYQ